The nucleotide sequence GCACTATGTGCTTATCTTGTTATTTGTAAATATGACACTAATACGCTATCAATGCTCATGGTTGGTAAGAATCCCTTTATTTGTATATATGAGACTTGTAATGCACCATCATCTCTTGCGATTCAGATGGACCATTCTAGACATTTGCTGAAGTCAAGAAATGATCAAGCGATGGTGAGGCGAGATGAAGGACTTTTGAAGCGGCGATAATGCGCCAAAGCACATGCGAATGAATGGAATGAAAATgaagggggagggaggggtgggAAGGAATATATCCCTTGTATTCTTGCAAGGAGATGGTGGCTAGAAAGATACGATGACCGTCGAGAAGGAAAAAAGTGGGAGAGAGAGTTGGTATTTTATTCCTTATCTGAATGGAATCGCATACCCTCATGTCGACACATTTATTAGAATTTTTTTATCAATGTGTTTATATACATTTTTTGTTATTAGATGGCAGCACGGGCATTCAACTAGTTACATATAAAATCATGGACAATTTGTTCAACGCTGGATTTGTGGGCTCCTTAATCATACATGGCCTTACTTAGGCCCAAACAAAAAGGAGATAATCTTAacttgttcaaaaaaaaaaaaacttaacCATAGCAACTTACATACCAGTCACACTACCACAAGTAGGGGAAAAACATAACTTAGTAGTCTACCACACATAATTTACAACCCATACATTACTAAtcaaaaaacaaataaataaaggaTACGCAGCTCTTGCGTATTTTAGGGGAAAAAGGTTATTGTGAAGCAAACGCTGTAATGTCAAAGTTCGAGACTGGAGTGCTTGGGCGTCTACGTGGCGACATTTGAGATACCCCAAGACTGCTCAGCAAGGCGGACACACTCAGAGAACCGAAAGCAGCCGACGAGGTGATCGATGACCATGCCAGAGGCTTGCATGAAGGAGTAGACTATGACAGGACCAACGAGCCGGAACCCCCGCCGGATTAGGTCCTTGCTCATCCCTTCTGACTTGGGTGTTCGGAGCGGGATGTACTTGTGGTGCTTGTATTTACCTACCATAGGCCGGTGGTTCATGTGCCCCCAGATGTACCCGCTGAAAGACCCAAACTCCTTCGCCACCTGCACATGCATACAATGGTCATAAGTTTTTATCCAATGCTTCACGGCTAAATTTGTTCAGTTCATATTGACACATCCATGGCATCTGCATGTCATTCTTCCCTCATTTCATTGCAAACTTTTCCTGTCCTTGTAATATCTTTGTTAGAAGAATTTCGCCAGAAATAAGCAGAAATCTTAGTGCACTCGCCTTTCTTATGCACTTAGCGTTCTCGACGATGCACCGCACCCTGCACTCCGCTAGCTTGAGCTCCTTATTGGCGCTGATCACGGCGATGTCATCCTCGTTCATCTTCGCCACCACATTGGGGTCGAAGCCCACAAATGCTTCCCTGAAATCGTCAAATTTGCCACAGTTTTGTTAACCCATTCATGATTCACAGGGAAAGTGACAAGTGCTGCATATGTACTGAGAAACCCAAATGTTCGGAAAGACGCTGCACCTACATGTACATGTCCCTCCTCTTGAGTATCTCTGTCCAGTTGTGGTCTATGAGCATCCCTGACAGGGTGAGCAGCTCAAACAGGCGGCTGGAAATTACAACAGAATATATTTGTAAACGGAATGATTCTTTTTTTCGATTTTTCAAGATGAGCTTTTGCATGCGACaggcaaaaaaagagagaagaaatgtGGCAGAGTCGTACTCGTCGCTGTAGACTGGAACGCCCCAGGATTCGTCGTGGAACTGGATATACGCCTCATCTGCAAGGTGGATTTGAGGCAAGTGATCAGTTTGCTGATCTAAATTTTGTCCTTCGTTTAGTCAAAAGAATAAAATATATATTGTCCTTTTTGTTTTTAGCTGGTTGATTTTAGTTTGCTCAGCAGACTAGAGGGGACTGGAGAGGAGTCCCTTTCTGGTGAGCTTATCAACTGAACTTTGTTTTCAAGGCAACAGCAAGCCAGGGCTCAGGACATATATTAGCTTGGTCAAATCAAGAGTTTCATCAGTAAGTGATGTGGACTTCACCATCCCTTGAAGGAAAAGGCAGACCCCATTTGCTGTCCAAACTTCTTTTCTTCTTAATTTGATCTACCTTATTGTACTAGTAAGTTTTTTTGACAGGGTTATTGTACATATAAGTTGGTGCAAAGCTAATTAACTAATTGTACTTTTCGCCATTGACTTTTCATTCTCTGCTCCCCCTTACAAGAAACCGTTGTTCTTGCACGTAAAAAATATATTCTTTTGACTATGGTTTCTTGGAGTCTTCCATAGTCGAAaaaatatatatatgcatgaaaacAAATATTAGCAGTACACTTTCTTGGCAGGGAAAAATATTACTGGCAAGTAATTAAGCATTTCTCAATCCTCACCACTGTTCTTGGTGATCCAGCTGCATCTGTGCAGGCCCCCGGGCTCACTGCAATCaaaatcctcctcctcctccgcatcaCGGCCGCTCaccttgtcgtcgtcgtcgtcgcagtcgtctcccctcctcttctccagGGACACGAGCACGTCGCCCCACGGGCTGAAAGTGCCGCCGTAGATGAGCGGCACCTTGGGCTCCCAGCTGCTGGAGTTGGAGCTGCTCAGCGACGAGTCGCTCGAGTTCtgcgacagcgacagcgacgacagGGAGAGGCCGGAGCCGctccgccggacgccgccgcccagccccggcGGGCACACAAGCATCCGCTGCAGGTACTTGCTCGCGTGGCTCATCGCCTGCAGCTGCAGCTTCCTGTCTATGCTGCCGTTCTTCCTGGCCGAGCCGTGGCGGCTGCGGCTCGGGCTCTTCTCGAAAGCATGCGTCTGCCTGCTGCTGTGGTGCGCCGTGGTGCTCAGCATTGTGAGAGTTGTAGTCAGGAATAATGGCGGCTAGATGGAAGCTAATGTTCTTTGTCTGGAGGCAAGATGGGTTTTGAAATGTGAGTGTGGGGGGTGGGGGGTCTATTATAAGGCGAATATCCGGCAGCCAAGTCGTGGAAGTGTTTGAGGTGCCGTGTCCTTAGATAGTTTGGTGGGATATGAGCTTCAATGGTAGCTGCATGAAAGCTTCATCTGAATCTTATTCAAATGTAATGGCTCCTGGCTTTGGCATTTTATTGAGTCGAAAGTGTTAGTGGTTTGAGATTGGGGATGCATGATATGTTTCCCGAGCCAACTAACCACGTACAAGTAAAATAGCTAATTTCACTTtacacttttttttaaaataagtcCAAAGgctttgccattttcattgattaaggcGAA is from Triticum aestivum cultivar Chinese Spring chromosome 3A, IWGSC CS RefSeq v2.1, whole genome shotgun sequence and encodes:
- the LOC123058754 gene encoding DNA-3-methyladenine glycosylase; the protein is MLSTTAHHSSRQTHAFEKSPSRSRHGSARKNGSIDRKLQLQAMSHASKYLQRMLVCPPGLGGGVRRSGSGLSLSSLSLSQNSSDSSLSSSNSSSWEPKVPLIYGGTFSPWGDVLVSLEKRRGDDCDDDDDKVSGRDAEEEEDFDCSEPGGLHRCSWITKNSDEAYIQFHDESWGVPVYSDDRLFELLTLSGMLIDHNWTEILKRRDMYMEAFVGFDPNVVAKMNEDDIAVISANKELKLAECRVRCIVENAKCIRKVAKEFGSFSGYIWGHMNHRPMVGKYKHHKYIPLRTPKSEGMSKDLIRRGFRLVGPVIVYSFMQASGMVIDHLVGCFRFSECVRLAEQSWGISNVAT